One Nycticebus coucang isolate mNycCou1 chromosome 7, mNycCou1.pri, whole genome shotgun sequence genomic window, TTAGCTGTTTGTTATTTTGAACTAAGGTATCCAGACACTGAtgataatgtatttaatttcctcATGTGCAAATTTCACTTTTGAGCAAGGACCTGGGCTCATTTTACATGTTCACGTAATAATATTTGCAATTAAGTTACTGGCAAGTCCTATTTAAACTAACAAAAACTTATCTGTCATCCTAGAAATAGATACAGAACTATTTTCTAGTAATTTTTCACTATTAAGCAATTCCTTTTCAAATACATACCTATTACAATGTTGTAGAAAGGATTTCAGTACGCGGTAGATTAATCTTGGCCCAAATCCAAGTCACTTGATTTAATTAAACAATCAAAAGATCCTTAGTTAATAGTGGATTGAAGTATCAAGTAAATGCCTGTAAAGACTCATTCCCCAAGAGAATATTAAACACGATACTTGTGGCTAATAAATTAATTACTTCTGGCTAATGTCCAGACCTACTTTTCAATATAAAATGATTGTGGAAATAGTAAAGCAAGTGCCCTCTAAGCTTCAGTATATTTAATTCCCAATGTCACAGAAcattttaagataataaaaatactgCATGTCTTTAAAATTTCAGTCAGTGTTTTTCTAGGTAGttcaaagattttaaaggaaaaatatatggGTTACTGCAAATAGACATTAAAACTCactgttttctaaaaattatatagaCCTGGTGCTTTTGATGagtcttcttaaaattttttctggcTTTACCAATTTGAGAGTTACTTTTTATGGATAAATGTTATCTTGTTTTGCAAATATGCACTGTTAAAAGGGGTTCTAAAGTCACCTTGAAAAATCAAATACTTGCTCACCTGAAACTGCTAAAAGGTTGGTATGCATCTTTTATACCTGGTTGTGGTTTCATCTACCAGCTATCAGAGAAAAGCATCCCTATAATTGACAAGAGGgagaagataaaaaaggaaagaaaagggagttgGTAAGGAAGatagatttttcatttcttacctTGTGATACATTCTGCAGGAGTAAACACCACTATCTCTTAAATATTAAGACCctttggagaaaggaaaggaaaacactgtaaCAGAAACTTTATGCACTAGAGATTGCCTTCCTATTCTACGTGGCCTTGACCTTTAGGAAAGTCTGCATGACCTCTCCTCCTTGTATTAAGTAAAACAAAAGTGTAAGGATTGATTATTTGATTTGGTAAGTTAGTTACAGAAGCAGCTCTGGCATCTGTTACTTCCACTCTTTCTCCATTACTTCTGTCCTGTAAATGAAGGTAGACATTTGATTAACTACTGAGACTGGGACATGAAGGGGATCCAAGGTGGGTTGTGAAGTAAATCATGTTGCTTAATCTCCATTACATCTTCGCTTCACCTGTTCCTGTTTCCAGATTTTTGGCAGACTGGCAGCTGGAGACCTTCACTTCAGGAACAGGAGAGGCTCTATTTATTTCCAGAATAATTAGGGGAAAAATGCACAGTATAATAGTCTGTCAATAAAACCTCTAAATAAAAAGGTAGTTTATCATTTGGGGGGAAGAATTGAAAGCAAGTCTCCCCTTCCCCAACAAAGACATACAcgagaagaaaaactgaaagggGAATTAAAGAGAActatataatttctaaaaactTACAAAATTCTTAATTTATGCACGATCATAAGGAAAAATAGGAACCGCACAATACACATTTGTAGCCAGATTGGTAAGCAAAAACTTCAAGTAAAAAGGCAACAATTCAAATTTCTTAGTAGTAATCAGTATAACAtccaacaataaaataacaatCATTTACCTTAGGAGTAATATTTACTACAAGGCAAAATACTAAAAAACATTCATCTGAAGTACAAAGATATATTTCATTTCCTGGGTGACTTGTTAATATATCCAGGTCATAAAAGAAGGCAATTTTCTTCTAGATGGCATGTGCAGAATCAGATGTTACAGTTAAAAGTATAATAGTTGTAAAGAGCCTCCAGGAGTTCAAACGATTGTGAAACACTAAGCAATAAATGAGTTTGTAAGGCATTAAACTGGAGGAGAGGGTCTAGAACTAATACCTCAGCCTTCTCATACTCAGTTCAGTGTTTTTTTCCTTAGATTGAAAATACTAGGAAGATTCTGTACTTTTGGAATTCATACATTTGTCACCATCCATAGGAAGAACAATGAATTCTAAAAAGTCAAACATGGAATAAGAAATGTTGATTATAAAACTTTAGAGCCAACCAatcaatgaaattatgaaagaaaaattaagtcacTGATCAAGCTTCATAATCTTAAAAGACTCaagtaaagaaatttttatttagtacctatactttaaaaagcaattaGACCAAGGTCCAAACTAGACTTAGCTGAGATCCAGAAAGATAAAGCATTAAATAATTGGGGAGATGTATGGTTAGGAATTCGATTTAGTAGACAGCAATAGCTAACCATACACCTAGCTAACCTAGGATGGGAAAATAGAAGTCTTCATTTTCTGAGTGAGAAACGGTCCAGCCATTGGTAAGCAATCATTTACATACCAGTCAccagagaactgaaaacataGCTACTCCAATAGTGCCTTGGTTCATGTCACACCATTTTGACAGCCCAAAGCTAAAATATCAACTGCTATTTAGAGTTACTTGTTTACATATACAAAGATGTCACTCTAGCAATTGTTGTTTGAGGACAAGACCTGGTGATTGTCCCCAGCTGAGACAATGCAGAAATAATTCAGCTTATACTGCATGGTCACTACTCTTCTTAATGGAAAAGTTGTTCAACATAATATTTGTTATTGTAAGTGTACAATGTTCAACATAAAACAAATAGGCCAAGGCTAAATGCAGATAAAAAAGGAGTCTGAAATAATAGGTAATAGCCATTTTAATAAAAGCCACCAGCAAGCATGACTAAATATTCCATCCTATAATCTCATATAGCAAAGCTTTCAACTGTCTGGACTCATACGTGACTGTATTTTTTCCAATATGCAATTTTTCTTCTTGCAGAGGCTGTTCTATTACAGCGGGTATGTTTTTGCCATAAAGTTCACAGTGTTCTAGAAACTGGACACATTCTTGAGTAACACTGTCACGAAGCACTATCATGTGTTTTGACATGTTTTCTAATAAGGACAGGAAACACCTTTTGGCATAATACCAAGTATCAGTTCCAAGTTTTTTATTATAAGGCTCCAAGCTTTTGATAACTCGAGAAATACCAAAGTCATAGTTTCCTTTGGCACAGTAAAGAGTTCCTATTACCAAGTTCACAATGCAGAGATGGTAGATTTTCTTATCTGGGTCATCATAAGAGAGctgctcttcttccttttcaatcttcCTCATCAACTCTTCGGCTTCTTCATTTTGACTTGTCATAATATATGAAACACAGAGGTTAGCCAATACAATAGCACTGACATTCAGGATATTATCATAATGCTTCTTGACTATGGGCTCATAGAAACCGATGGcttctttgtatttgttttcctgCATGAACAGAACATGTGCCACGTTCAGCTTCCACACATCATGGTCATTACAGAACTCCACAGATTTGCGAAAGATCTTTTCCACCATTGAATAATTTTCAAGGTTCCAGTAGATTTTTGCCTGGGCCATCAACACAGGTATATACTTGTCAATGGTGTCATCATATTCATTCACTGCCTTTATGATTGTTTCCTCATCTCTGTTGTGTCTTGCTTCCTGTACTTGTTTGGTGAGCCTCCGGAGCTGCTCAGTCAACATCCCTGCTAGCCCATCAAGCTTAATGAAAGCCTCCTCAGGAGCCGTCTGGCAAGTGATCAAGGCATCTAAGAAGTCATAGAGATAGGGCGTGAGGAACTTGTAAGTCAAATGACCATTTTCTGCCAGGACGTCTGCTGCCAAGTCAAAATACTCATATTTACAGTAAAGCAGCAACAGGTTGCCAAAAGTCTCTGGGGGAAAGGGATTCTGCTGCAGCAAAAACTGTAGCTTTTCAAACCCTTCTGTCGGCTTGGTATCCATGTTCATTAGTGCCTGGTTGTGTAGGGTCACAGGGTCCAACTCTTCCTCTGCCCTCGGTGGCATGTCAGTGAGGGCTTCCTGGGCTGCCTCGTAGTTTTTCAGTTGGTATTCTATGGCTGCCTTGAGGTTGAAGGCTTCCACCAGAGCAGTCTGGTGGAGCACTACGGTGTTGCCAACACTGCGAATATCAATGCCCTCAGTGGTCATGCCCACACCCAGCTCTGGGTGCTGGCGAATGCCACGTTCTATAATATCGGCGATATGCTTCAATGCTAGGGCATATTGCTTGCTGCTGTAACAGGCCAAAGCCAGGTTGTAGGAAAGGTCAGGCCTGTAGCCCGAGGCCTGCAGGGCCGCAAAGAACTTGGCACACGCTGCTTCATACTGACCCTCCTTGTACAGCAGACAACCCAGGTTAACCTGGCTATCGGCCTCATTGTCGCCCTCACTTTCTTCCGTCCCTTCCCCACTCAGCAGCTGCTCCACCAGGCTCCTGGCCCCTGACAGATCGCCCTCGCTGTACTTGATAGCAGCTTGCAGGCGCAGGACTCGGCTGTGGTAGGCGGGGCTGTCCAGGAGGAGGAAGGCGACCCGGGTGGCCTCTGGATAAAGGCAGGCCTTGTACAGGGCCTGGGCCTGGTACAGGCGGTACTGCTCCAGTTCCGGGTGCAGCTGGCTCAGCTGCTCATAGCACTCGGCCGCCAGCGTGAACTCCTGCAGGTGGTAGTAGCAGTAGCCCAGCAGCGACAGGCCGGCGCGGCTCTTCGGGCTCCGCTGCAGCTCCCCGCCCAGCAGCTGCACCGCCTCGGTGTAGCGGGCGTCCCGGATGAGCTGGTACACGACGGCGGTGAACTCCCCATCGGGGATCTGCGAGCCGTTCAGTCCCGCCATAACTGCCAACAAAGTTGTGCGTGCTCGTTACCGTGGCAACCAAGCAACCGGAAACGGAAGGAAATATTTCTTCACGTGCTCCAGAAGTTAATTTGTAGTCAAAGGACCCAGCTGTAGTTGGACCGAGGTCCCTTAAATGACTTATACTGTTGTTGTGTTGCCTATACTtcttaaacaaatggaaaatttctttaaatatacagggtggccatagaGTTTgtgcactattttaaattgcacacgaactttatggccaccctgtgtaatCTGATATTTAAAGATTCCTTGAGCATTGTTTTCAAATATGAAATTATCAAGTGGTAAATGGTAGCCACtccaataatacattttaaacgTGTGGCAAATTACAGATCATGCCTTAGACTTCACAGTTAGCCAAATTCTCTGACAGATCTGGTACAATTTCAGCATCCAAAGCGATCATGGTACAGATGAATTATACTGTGCTTAATTCACTTGGGTAATTGTGTAGCTAAATCAGTTCTCCGGAAAGGATACAACAAATATCACTATAGCAAGAACTCCTGCCATTCACTTGAAAGCTACTAGGTTGAACCATAAGAAATTGCTCTTTTCATAATTTGAAAACTTTCAAATGTACCAATTTCATGTTtcaatttaatacttttttcttttctaaagcaGAATGGGATTGACAATTTATAAAGAGCAAAGGgctaaggaaaaaataatgctcCTGTATATATAGATAAGTAAATGCCTCAGTAGAATGAGTAGAGCTCACACTGAGAACAGCAAAGAACTATTGAGAAGGTTATGAATATGAAACTGGCATTATAAATCATGTAGATAAGGTTTCAGAATAAATGTAGAAATTGACTTCTAAGATCATCTGTGCTATTAATCACTGTTAAAGATCAATTATGAAAATGAAACATCATCTTATACATGTTCATATAttcaacttaaaaaatgaaactaaagaaAACCATGGAAATTTGTCAATTGTTTATTGTTTCTACTCCGTAACACCATAATTTTGTTAGGGCACAAGATTTTCCACTGGAGTTTGTAtgcttttataaaacatttggaATGTGAGGAATTTTTGTTAAAGCATTGCGTCTGTATTGGAAAACTGActgaaacatcaaaaaaattacggAAAAATCATGCATTACAAATTTTGAGAGTAGGCTATTGAAGTAGAACACATAACCTCTGAAATAATTATTAAAGCCCAGATTAGCTATATGTTAACTGAGTTCTGGACTTAATAGTCCCTACTACCTGGATCATGTAATCTTGTCATACAGGATACTTTCAACATAACAATAAAGTACAAATGATAACAAGggacagggggaaaaaaaaacaagggaaagGGAACATAGGCATTATAAACACTATAAAATGTAACTTGCCCATtcagttttgaattttttcataaaGACTTCTAGGGCCCAATTTCTTATTATAATTGTTTATGAGTTTCCTCAAgagaaaagttatatttatagTTATAAAGCAAAGTTATATTAGTTTTAATTATAATTGAAAACTGTGAAAACTTCCACATGCAACAAGTGTACAAATGCCAATGCAACAAGTGTAAAAATGCCAAAGGCTAAAGATAATACAAagtgccaaaacaaaacaaaacaaaaaagataacaaaGCAAGTATGATAAAAAATCATTATCAGCCATTAAGTATTCCATCCTATAATTTCATAAATCAAAGCTTTCAATTGTCTGGACTCATATGTGACTGTATTTTTTCCAATAtgcattctttcttcttccagtGGTTGTTCTATTACAGCGGGTATGTTTTTGCCATAAAGTTCACAGTGTTCTAGAAACTGGACACATTCTTGAACAACAGTGTCACGAAGCACTATCATGTGTTTTGACATGTTTTCTAATAAGGACAGGAAACACCTTTTGGCATAATACCAAGTATCAGTTCCAAGTTTTTTATTATAAGGCTCCAAGCTTTTGATAACTCGAGAAATACCAAAGTCATAGTTTCCTTTGGCACAGTAAAGAGTTCCTATTACCAAGTTCACAATGCAGAGATGGTAGATTTTCTTATCTGGGTCATCATAAGAGAGctgctcttcttccttttcaatcttcCTCATCAACTCTTCGGCTTCTTCATTTTGACTTGTCATAATATATGAAACACAGAGGTTAGCTAATACAATAGCACTGACATTCAGGATATTATCATAATGCTTCTTGACTATGGGCTCATAGAAACCGATGGcttctttgtatttgttttcctgCATGAACAGAACATGTGCCACGTTCAGCTTCCACACATCATGGTCATTACAGAACTCCACAGATTTGCGAAAGATCTTTTCCACCATTGAATAATTTTCAAGGTTCCAATAGATTTTTGCCTGGGCCATCAACACAGGTATATACTTCTCAAGAGTTTCATCATATTCATTGACTGCCCTTTTGACAGCTTCCTCATCTCTATTGTGTCTTGCTTCCTGTACTTGTTTGGTGAGCCTCCGGAGCTGCTCAGTCAGCATCCCTGCTAGCCCATCAAGCTTAATGAAAGCCTCCTCAGGAGCCGTCTGGCAAGTGATCAAGGCATCT contains:
- the LOC128590435 gene encoding tetratricopeptide repeat protein 30B-like; the encoded protein is MAGLNGSQIPDGEFTAVVYQLIRDARYTEAVQLLGGELQRSPKSRAGLSLLGYCYYHLQEFTLAAECYEQLSQLHPELEQYRLYQAQALYKACLYPEATRVAFLLLDSPAYHSRVLRLQAAIKYSEGDLSGARSLVEQLLSGEGTEESEGDNEADSQVNLGCLLYKEGQYEAACAKFFAALQASGYRPDLSYNLALACYSSKQYALALKHIADIIERGIRQHPELGVGMTTEGIDIRSVGNTVVLHQTALVEAFNLKAAIEYQLKNYEAAQEALTDMPPRAEEELDPVTLHNQALMNMDTKPTEGFEKLQFLLQQNPFPPETFGNLLLLYCKYEYFDLAADVLAENGHLTYKFLTPYLYDFLDALITCQTAPEEAFIKLDGLAGMLTEQLRRLTKQVQEARHNRDEETIIKAVNEYDDTIDKYIPVLMAQAKIYWNLENYSMVEKIFRKSVEFCNDHDVWKLNVAHVLFMQENKYKEAIGFYEPIVKKHYDNILNVSAIVLANLCVSYIMTSQNEEAEELMRKIEKEEEQLSYDDPDKKIYHLCIVNLVIGTLYCAKGNYDFGISRVIKSLEPYNKKLGTDTWYYAKRCFLSLLENMSKHMIVLRDSVTQECVQFLEHCELYGKNIPAVIEQPLQEEKLHIGKNTVTYESRQLKALLYEIIGWNI